Proteins from a genomic interval of Sphingobacterium sp. SYP-B4668:
- a CDS encoding carboxypeptidase-like regulatory domain-containing protein — MKRIAFIRRNVLTLIGFLLMLCAAQAQIQITSHVLPPYLNRIADYSSHPELMVVTVTNISTTELSIQLTARVTGDNGIAAWVKPGYRSPRPILIPAGQTVNLNGNDIAALFDINKIEYTGISRADMTRGVGLLEGNYTLCIRALNYNSLEPISPEQPLGCTSFRISDLEPPRILSPFNEQNVDVKGVQALPITWTTPPGSSPFIQYKLRIVEVIAARNPNDAFLSSRPLFEETIGTNMLLYGPAHPALIPGRQYVMGVQATDPTGKSNFRNRGWSEVTSFRYAGNMVNAPIIVSPEHQSTFNGQGQFKVVWNPIIAAAPTTEYTINFYKAKTSNISKKGAPLTLPMYSTKIVGNNELLYDFVKMPMLTKGEQYQVEVIASDPTQQQIFENQGKSQRVDFLFDAKIYRDTTKIKGRLVYQFKDDTEGNVFPIANQKVYLSKVYANVGEDANGVPQMTELTGAVANYFNKEEVFGGQYVMTDKDGNFEMPCFFTSADSSGVIPTDKWEVNMGGQQVSMLPPNRQHDLDNMKGKVGVYYKIAVLNPHFKASSELFSLKAGGVQQMNQITLDANAYSLKVNVREIFNNLKGDYVENAKIKIYREKVNKENAQYGIPRYEGDILSESQYEQAIQGDKMLIAERTTPQMNNKKNGNEGYVIFNSLFKNLPSDGYNYKIVLMDGSTVLREVPFKVVAEAVGANSGSTNSNLKLNHLEMVNYVGGKVLVTAAANQQATDLKLKAVTTNNLMGVANTSTTNALTNTVNSKKSGQIVNANQNKAGLNLADNISKGGSLYGNGITKNALSKDKWTDYRYNAVPEEAFLTLEKELHVPPRTKLTGNLKYAYKNRAGVPKQAYANMPLKLVVTYDFVESRYSANAMSDTHQEVRLAGGPSAADSDPSFGIDPILRGGDSQNRGLIGGAANILSPIGNYYSNVGTQLATYGYTNFAKTEVVGQGTAIYGGGNSVQDNYKVLQTVMTDQEGNFEFDFPNADMAGQYVNGSVTIGHGDLASSRDGRFRRVYRLVPDVSFYCAPDEAIVVQPWESKDIGTYTSFVKTQNIRVQVQRVDRAEQPQTAISFPNVPVNLYYDLNNKDHRYMPFIPGLDKNTKKNINASTPNSGYNNSAAPVISSGATTIVNRIATNNVSYTANIGANYSGTMLSNGVVIPTNNPSIDNQYKNVLMREGDVSNDGGYIEFKDVLRAASISASGSLSYILEADERGRENDVAFYKDYFLSKTHVWTNRRVAADGPQGIEGFIPGAEILFNKDFNPDDVVEYKFRIIPKSTLIRGRVTDNFTTLGVKGVQVKASIILNGKSYNNQRYNFLFEEVSTTDDNGYYVFPTLEKRIEYFNPETINTGTVSTQTTNTVKILYAPGYEKQEVDIGSLSAGLSGRQIVRNFDLKPLGRGAFGYVMDSEDGAPVTARVKLKVNGRWVDTEGVGNKTAAVAAGNRPSNQLALTNFQTLVDKAVQNKQEIVFGTTGSKIQSAKNEKGQINTTLFITSKADLNAGIVEAATQSKVKYGNTVNFVYSGTAQGAANSVAVDKNVPVVGNQQLEQSLRFTPTQFILPYQRFEIDLPARPDSIIIMPYDPAYMPLTAAVNATEPNTNLGDFKLTRRKHRINVVVKTKDGSLVSNAKVYIEGAGDDFRRTNMRGEAQFEFVNNSKTNFNVFVTNDIAKYSGKRDGNNDNSNSPIVMPTAISFMPTSLNNVNSIDDQVQRTVVVAVDRASILRGQVTLAEDGTALRGAQVYLEQGAGANSESEAVTDANGNYAILVPEPRSVSRLLPANSIKIKVAASYYQQHRTFVGESKSIILEKDAREQVLDFKIAELKDIDISQLYGFNARVSKLEQRQDGSYLVSGDLVNLPEHSDFKNDKFAGREVSLTFKNVAFKKSSNVNAAQMPKGVPVAEQIDLVEKDVRLSAFTSFKAQLLGFDQYIRVHRGENDTTGSIQGRLRLVDNSFNFPTSYMTISNQDFYLGKYAGGGPDKMNIEVFHSKEDIKGRKYAISKDQGKAIQFKYLGFDGESGVAAARESYVQNDSIHLFLTLNTKIQGGIPLRLDAGKAVITKDKMLPVSSDEPLEFQLEKWKVQSKSWALAPNSGGIVLKNNKILTGKTDLNMPKMSIVPGELIFDKTDNVVQKLTVGGKASIPLHLNQGTEVVFTYDADVGNIPGKGHFKFTLRNDNGEAAFLEKLPGMTRQGDRIRIGYVSVLSNDEEVFGFSQNATPITLQSQLSFTPGSFFSKPEGLTMNGTVNLHLPKLLDNINGSISYSASESGAPVLSIAPLSFSFTGDGGTRFKTTTTAGGQLFGGRGLGIAGMIQMPGTDISIKANLVSMVTSGVQGAASQAGAQAAGEAKAFAEQVLSQAAADVKKQAEIVIGDYRKQGEEYAAQLLDEVMKEETVRQAREFIENNLKTANNTYNEVMKLGESGKQYYDQIAAKMRLAGSGMNAINSMIDGNPIGGFLQLNGVLRGAVGIDIVDVAKQKTKQVAMQAVKALQEELPVDNLADGMAQNEGGLSGAKFDYDFKTGRMFGSLSMPRLVAGAVILSKVELEMLFEKEGWYFFAGADVLAPVPLIFPLAVGIGIGDHNMVTPQMEAKFTSQSYVKKLPRIFKENGFHGFLFTGRKDIIPETHFAVNFVVADFEVGFGAGFDARIYGSFNKANQEIGVGAMLFAHAYARMAVLGGVCGVSGSVDAEVGVKAKFTNTGGDPSFQVMGCFSANIAARVWCAFVDESIDIGVMGKLSLCAGSSCNKGVEFEFTRNGGSCSKDPDFDY; from the coding sequence ATGAAAAGGATCGCATTTATCAGACGAAACGTATTGACCCTAATAGGATTTTTGCTGATGCTTTGTGCCGCGCAAGCACAGATACAGATTACATCACACGTGTTGCCCCCATATTTGAATCGTATTGCGGATTATTCTTCGCATCCCGAGTTGATGGTGGTGACGGTGACCAATATCTCCACGACCGAGCTGTCCATACAGCTTACGGCCAGGGTAACAGGTGACAATGGTATTGCGGCTTGGGTCAAGCCCGGTTACCGTAGTCCGCGGCCCATTCTCATTCCTGCTGGGCAGACGGTCAATTTGAATGGAAATGATATTGCAGCTCTATTTGACATCAACAAAATAGAATATACGGGCATCAGCCGTGCGGATATGACTCGAGGGGTAGGACTTTTGGAAGGTAATTATACCTTGTGTATTCGGGCCTTAAACTATAACAGCCTGGAGCCAATCAGTCCTGAACAGCCACTAGGCTGTACCAGCTTCCGGATTTCAGATTTAGAGCCGCCCCGTATTTTGAGTCCGTTCAACGAACAGAATGTCGATGTAAAGGGTGTGCAGGCTTTACCAATCACGTGGACTACACCTCCGGGATCATCTCCATTTATCCAGTATAAGCTACGGATTGTAGAGGTCATCGCAGCACGTAATCCTAACGACGCATTCCTATCCAGCAGACCTTTATTTGAAGAAACAATTGGGACGAATATGCTGCTGTATGGTCCTGCTCATCCAGCGCTCATTCCTGGGCGACAATATGTGATGGGGGTGCAAGCTACCGATCCCACAGGGAAATCTAATTTTAGAAATAGAGGGTGGTCAGAGGTCACTTCTTTTAGGTATGCTGGGAATATGGTAAACGCCCCAATAATTGTAAGCCCCGAACACCAGAGTACATTTAACGGCCAGGGACAGTTTAAAGTGGTTTGGAATCCGATAATAGCGGCTGCACCCACAACAGAATATACCATCAATTTCTATAAAGCTAAGACATCTAATATATCCAAGAAGGGCGCTCCTTTAACGTTGCCGATGTATTCTACCAAGATTGTCGGCAACAACGAGCTTTTGTATGATTTTGTGAAGATGCCCATGCTCACGAAAGGTGAGCAATACCAAGTTGAGGTCATCGCGAGCGATCCGACCCAACAACAGATTTTCGAAAATCAAGGAAAGAGCCAACGGGTGGATTTCCTCTTTGATGCCAAGATATACCGGGATACGACCAAGATCAAAGGTCGATTGGTCTACCAATTTAAGGATGATACTGAAGGAAATGTATTCCCAATTGCGAATCAAAAGGTCTATTTGTCAAAAGTATATGCTAATGTTGGAGAGGATGCTAATGGCGTACCACAGATGACCGAATTGACTGGTGCTGTCGCCAACTATTTCAATAAAGAAGAGGTCTTTGGCGGACAGTACGTGATGACCGATAAGGATGGAAATTTTGAAATGCCCTGTTTTTTCACTTCAGCAGATAGTAGTGGCGTGATCCCAACGGATAAATGGGAGGTAAATATGGGTGGGCAGCAGGTGTCCATGCTGCCTCCTAATAGGCAGCATGATCTCGACAATATGAAAGGTAAAGTGGGCGTGTATTATAAAATAGCGGTACTCAATCCTCATTTTAAGGCGAGTAGCGAATTGTTTTCTTTAAAAGCAGGTGGTGTGCAGCAGATGAATCAAATCACGTTGGATGCTAACGCCTATAGTTTAAAGGTCAATGTGCGTGAAATCTTTAACAACCTCAAAGGGGATTATGTAGAAAATGCCAAGATTAAGATCTACCGGGAAAAGGTTAACAAAGAGAATGCCCAATACGGCATTCCTAGATACGAGGGGGATATATTGAGCGAAAGCCAGTATGAACAGGCGATACAAGGGGATAAGATGCTGATAGCAGAGCGTACAACGCCGCAGATGAATAACAAAAAGAATGGGAATGAGGGATATGTGATTTTCAATTCCTTATTTAAAAACCTGCCCTCGGATGGCTATAATTACAAGATTGTATTGATGGATGGTAGTACGGTACTGCGTGAGGTTCCTTTCAAAGTTGTGGCAGAAGCAGTGGGAGCTAACAGTGGAAGTACAAATAGTAACCTCAAACTGAATCATCTGGAGATGGTCAATTATGTTGGAGGAAAGGTATTAGTAACGGCCGCCGCTAATCAACAAGCGACTGATCTAAAGCTGAAAGCAGTAACGACTAATAACCTGATGGGGGTGGCTAATACATCAACGACTAATGCGTTGACAAATACAGTCAATAGTAAGAAAAGCGGACAGATAGTAAACGCCAATCAGAATAAGGCTGGATTGAATCTTGCCGACAACATCTCTAAAGGAGGCTCTCTCTACGGTAATGGTATCACAAAAAATGCCCTGAGCAAGGATAAATGGACGGATTATCGATATAATGCTGTGCCTGAGGAGGCTTTTCTAACTTTAGAAAAAGAACTGCATGTCCCACCACGGACCAAATTGACTGGAAATTTGAAATATGCTTATAAAAATAGAGCAGGTGTGCCTAAGCAAGCCTATGCAAATATGCCCCTAAAATTGGTCGTCACTTATGATTTTGTAGAATCTAGGTATTCAGCTAATGCGATGTCGGATACCCATCAGGAAGTGCGATTAGCAGGTGGACCCTCGGCAGCAGATAGTGACCCTTCTTTTGGGATTGACCCTATATTGCGTGGAGGAGATTCGCAAAATAGAGGGCTAATAGGTGGGGCGGCAAATATATTGTCTCCGATTGGAAACTATTATAGCAACGTGGGCACGCAATTGGCCACGTATGGATACACCAATTTTGCAAAAACAGAAGTCGTAGGCCAAGGCACAGCTATTTACGGCGGTGGAAACAGCGTACAGGACAATTATAAAGTGTTACAAACGGTGATGACGGACCAGGAAGGGAACTTTGAATTTGATTTTCCTAATGCCGATATGGCTGGGCAATACGTCAATGGGTCGGTGACTATAGGTCATGGTGATCTGGCGAGTTCCAGGGACGGCAGGTTCAGGAGAGTCTATCGGTTGGTACCTGATGTATCCTTTTATTGTGCGCCAGACGAAGCCATTGTGGTGCAACCTTGGGAAAGCAAGGATATTGGGACCTATACTTCTTTTGTAAAGACCCAAAATATCCGGGTTCAAGTGCAGCGTGTCGACCGAGCTGAACAGCCACAGACGGCAATTTCATTCCCGAATGTGCCGGTCAACCTCTATTACGACCTGAATAATAAGGACCATCGCTACATGCCTTTTATACCGGGATTGGATAAGAATACCAAAAAGAATATCAACGCCTCTACCCCTAATTCAGGTTATAATAATTCAGCTGCACCCGTTATTTCAAGCGGGGCAACCACAATTGTTAATAGAATCGCGACGAATAATGTCAGCTATACGGCCAATATCGGCGCCAACTATTCTGGCACAATGCTCAGCAATGGCGTGGTCATCCCGACAAATAACCCGTCCATTGATAATCAGTATAAAAATGTGCTGATGCGGGAAGGGGATGTCAGCAACGATGGGGGTTATATCGAATTTAAAGATGTGCTTCGTGCCGCATCGATATCTGCATCGGGCTCGTTGAGCTATATTTTGGAAGCAGATGAACGAGGAAGGGAAAATGATGTGGCTTTCTACAAAGATTACTTCCTTAGCAAAACCCACGTATGGACCAATCGTCGGGTCGCGGCTGATGGGCCCCAGGGGATAGAAGGATTTATACCTGGAGCGGAAATTCTATTTAACAAGGATTTTAATCCAGACGATGTGGTCGAGTATAAATTTAGGATAATTCCGAAGTCTACATTGATCAGAGGGCGGGTGACGGATAATTTTACCACCCTAGGGGTCAAGGGCGTCCAAGTGAAAGCAAGTATTATCCTAAATGGCAAGTCTTACAACAACCAACGCTACAATTTCCTGTTTGAGGAAGTGTCCACGACGGATGATAATGGTTATTACGTATTCCCTACACTAGAAAAGCGGATCGAATATTTCAATCCGGAGACAATCAATACGGGAACAGTGTCTACACAGACCACTAACACGGTGAAAATACTGTACGCTCCAGGTTATGAGAAGCAAGAGGTGGATATCGGAAGCTTATCAGCAGGCTTGTCAGGCCGACAGATCGTACGGAATTTCGATTTGAAACCGTTGGGAAGGGGGGCATTTGGATATGTGATGGATAGTGAAGATGGTGCGCCAGTGACTGCTAGGGTAAAGCTCAAAGTGAATGGAAGATGGGTAGATACGGAAGGAGTGGGCAACAAGACGGCGGCGGTGGCCGCTGGCAATAGGCCATCAAATCAATTGGCACTTACTAATTTTCAAACATTGGTAGACAAAGCGGTACAGAATAAGCAAGAAATAGTGTTTGGAACGACTGGCAGTAAGATACAATCCGCTAAGAATGAGAAGGGACAAATCAATACGACGCTTTTCATAACCAGCAAAGCCGATTTGAATGCGGGAATAGTAGAAGCAGCCACGCAGTCTAAAGTGAAATATGGCAATACGGTCAATTTTGTCTATTCGGGTACGGCTCAGGGAGCAGCCAATAGCGTTGCTGTCGATAAGAATGTCCCGGTGGTTGGCAATCAGCAGTTGGAACAATCGCTTAGGTTTACTCCGACGCAGTTTATCTTGCCTTACCAACGCTTTGAAATAGACCTTCCCGCTAGGCCTGATTCTATTATTATCATGCCTTATGACCCCGCTTATATGCCGCTGACCGCTGCAGTCAATGCAACGGAGCCTAATACGAATCTTGGCGATTTCAAATTGACTCGTAGAAAGCATCGGATCAACGTTGTGGTCAAGACAAAGGATGGCTCACTTGTCAGTAACGCCAAGGTCTATATTGAAGGGGCTGGTGATGATTTCCGACGGACCAATATGCGTGGAGAGGCTCAGTTTGAATTTGTTAATAATTCGAAGACCAATTTCAATGTATTCGTGACCAACGATATCGCGAAATATAGCGGTAAGCGGGATGGCAATAACGACAATTCGAATAGCCCAATTGTCATGCCAACGGCAATTTCTTTTATGCCGACAAGTCTCAATAATGTGAATAGCATAGATGATCAGGTACAGCGTACAGTGGTGGTGGCAGTGGACCGGGCCAGTATCCTGAGGGGTCAGGTCACGCTCGCGGAAGATGGAACAGCCCTGCGAGGGGCGCAAGTCTATTTGGAGCAAGGTGCTGGTGCGAATTCCGAGAGTGAAGCGGTGACCGACGCCAATGGTAACTATGCTATTTTAGTTCCTGAACCTCGATCGGTGAGCCGATTGCTGCCGGCTAATTCGATCAAAATAAAGGTTGCTGCGAGTTATTATCAACAGCACCGAACGTTTGTCGGTGAAAGTAAATCCATCATTTTGGAAAAAGATGCACGGGAGCAGGTACTGGATTTCAAAATCGCTGAATTAAAGGATATTGACATCAGCCAGCTTTATGGATTTAACGCTCGGGTGAGCAAATTGGAACAACGACAAGATGGAAGCTACCTCGTATCCGGGGATCTTGTCAATCTACCAGAGCATTCGGATTTTAAGAACGATAAGTTTGCCGGTCGGGAAGTGAGTTTGACCTTTAAGAATGTTGCTTTTAAGAAATCGAGCAATGTCAATGCTGCACAGATGCCTAAGGGGGTGCCTGTGGCGGAGCAAATCGATTTGGTAGAAAAAGACGTACGCTTGTCAGCTTTTACCTCTTTCAAAGCCCAACTGCTCGGATTTGATCAATATATCCGCGTGCATAGGGGTGAAAATGATACCACGGGTTCAATTCAAGGAAGGCTACGGTTGGTCGACAATTCGTTCAACTTCCCAACAAGCTATATGACCATTAGTAATCAGGATTTCTATTTGGGCAAATATGCGGGTGGAGGTCCGGATAAGATGAATATTGAGGTATTCCATTCGAAGGAAGATATCAAGGGACGAAAATATGCTATTAGTAAGGATCAGGGCAAAGCGATACAATTTAAATATTTAGGTTTCGATGGGGAGAGTGGGGTAGCTGCTGCAAGAGAGTCTTATGTGCAAAATGACAGTATCCACCTGTTCTTGACTTTAAATACCAAAATACAAGGGGGGATACCTTTGCGTCTGGATGCGGGTAAAGCAGTCATCACGAAAGATAAGATGTTGCCGGTCAGCAGTGATGAGCCGTTGGAATTTCAATTGGAAAAATGGAAAGTACAGAGTAAATCATGGGCATTGGCACCCAACTCTGGGGGTATAGTGCTGAAGAACAATAAAATATTGACAGGTAAGACCGACTTGAATATGCCGAAGATGTCTATTGTCCCAGGTGAACTTATCTTTGACAAGACGGACAATGTTGTTCAGAAATTAACCGTAGGTGGCAAAGCCAGCATACCGCTCCATCTGAATCAAGGTACGGAAGTAGTCTTTACCTATGACGCTGACGTGGGAAATATTCCAGGAAAAGGGCACTTTAAATTTACCTTACGTAATGACAATGGTGAAGCTGCATTTTTAGAAAAACTTCCAGGAATGACACGCCAAGGAGATCGTATACGGATTGGATATGTATCGGTATTGAGCAACGATGAAGAAGTATTTGGCTTTAGTCAAAATGCAACGCCGATTACCCTACAAAGCCAGCTTTCTTTTACCCCAGGTTCGTTCTTTAGTAAACCTGAGGGGCTGACGATGAATGGTACGGTCAATCTGCATTTGCCTAAACTGTTGGACAATATCAACGGGTCGATCAGCTATTCGGCAAGTGAGTCAGGGGCTCCGGTACTGTCTATTGCGCCATTGAGTTTCTCTTTTACAGGAGATGGGGGTACACGTTTCAAGACGACCACTACTGCCGGAGGACAGCTTTTTGGCGGGCGCGGATTAGGTATTGCGGGAATGATACAGATGCCCGGTACAGATATCAGCATCAAAGCCAATTTAGTGAGCATGGTCACTTCGGGGGTGCAGGGAGCTGCAAGTCAAGCTGGAGCACAGGCAGCAGGAGAAGCCAAAGCCTTTGCAGAACAAGTCTTATCACAAGCCGCAGCAGATGTTAAGAAACAGGCCGAAATCGTGATAGGTGATTATCGTAAACAAGGGGAGGAATACGCGGCTCAGCTCTTGGATGAGGTGATGAAAGAAGAGACGGTACGCCAAGCGCGGGAGTTTATTGAAAATAACCTCAAGACAGCCAACAATACCTACAACGAGGTGATGAAACTGGGTGAGAGCGGGAAACAATATTATGATCAGATTGCCGCCAAAATGCGTTTGGCTGGTAGTGGCATGAACGCTATCAATTCGATGATAGATGGTAATCCAATCGGTGGTTTCTTACAGCTCAACGGTGTGTTGCGCGGTGCCGTAGGCATTGATATCGTTGATGTAGCGAAGCAAAAAACCAAACAAGTGGCTATGCAGGCAGTCAAAGCCCTACAAGAAGAATTACCGGTTGACAATTTGGCCGATGGTATGGCTCAAAATGAAGGTGGGCTATCGGGAGCTAAATTTGATTATGACTTCAAGACTGGACGTATGTTTGGCTCGCTTAGTATGCCTAGATTGGTGGCAGGGGCCGTCATCTTAAGTAAGGTCGAGCTTGAAATGCTCTTCGAGAAAGAGGGGTGGTATTTCTTTGCGGGAGCAGATGTATTGGCTCCTGTTCCGCTCATCTTCCCATTGGCGGTGGGTATTGGTATAGGTGACCATAATATGGTGACTCCGCAAATGGAAGCCAAATTTACGAGCCAATCTTATGTCAAGAAGCTACCTCGAATATTTAAGGAAAATGGATTCCATGGTTTCTTGTTTACAGGAAGAAAGGATATCATTCCGGAAACCCATTTTGCCGTCAATTTTGTGGTGGCCGATTTTGAGGTAGGCTTCGGTGCGGGCTTTGATGCCCGTATCTATGGAAGCTTTAACAAGGCCAACCAAGAGATAGGCGTTGGGGCTATGTTATTTGCACATGCCTATGCTCGGATGGCCGTCCTAGGGGGAGTATGTGGTGTAAGTGGCTCGGTGGATGCAGAGGTAGGGGTGAAGGCTAAATTTACCAATACCGGAGGCGATCCAAGTTTCCAGGTAATGGGATGTTTTTCGGCCAATATAGCGGCCAGGGTGTGGTGTGCCTTTGTAGATGAAAGCATTGATATCGGCGTGATGGGCAAACTGTCTCTATGCGCGGGATCAAGCTGCAATAAAGGTGTTGAATTTGAATTTACTAGAAACGGCGGGTCTTGTAGCAAAGATCCAGATTTTGATTATTAA